Proteins co-encoded in one Eriocheir sinensis breed Jianghai 21 chromosome 5, ASM2467909v1, whole genome shotgun sequence genomic window:
- the LOC126984490 gene encoding uncharacterized protein LOC126984490 — MPEGPAPDLPPGVRARRSNSARASPRHSPRHSPRGSRHGSLRREGEDPLPPLCPIHLEPSPRVSPRPSPRASPRASPHGSRHGSLRRGSQDVQAITLPIHLEPSPRPSPRGSRHGSLRRERDESPGPIHLEPRIVVALPARVHTLPLPLGDGDYIALSPLGTPMLTTPVSPTTPTPITHTPATPVSPVLPRIISTNWESLGAYDPYR, encoded by the coding sequence ATGCCAGAGGGGCCGGCGCCCGACCTCCCGCCGGGCGTCCGGGCCCGACGCAGCAACTCGGCCCGGGCCTCGCCGCGCCACTCCCCACGCCACTCCCCTCGCGGCAGCCGCCACGGCTCCCTGCGGCGAGAAGGCGAAGACCCGCTGCCCCCGCTGTGCCCCATCCACCTGGAGCCCTCGCCCCGTGTgtcgccccgcccctccccccgcgCGTCCCCTCGCGCCTCGCCGCACGGAAGCCGCCATGGGTCCCTGCGGCGGGGCAGCCAGGACGTGCAGGCCATCACACTGCCCATCCATCTGGAGCCGTCGCCGCGCCCCTCGCCCCGCGGCAGCCGTCACGGGTCGctgcggagggagagggacgAGTCCCCGGGGCCCATCCACCTGGAGCCTCGCATTGTGGTGGCGCTGCCCGCCCGTGTGCACACGCTGCCGCTGCCGCTTGGCGACGGGGATTACATCGCCCTCTCCCCCCTTGGAACGCCCATGCTGACCACGCCTGTCTCCCCCACCACGCCGACGCCCATCACCCACACACCCGCCACGCCCGTCTCGCCCGTGCTTCCGAGGATCATCTCCACCAACTGGGAGTCGCTGGGAGCCTACGACCCCTACAGGTAG